The Drosophila miranda strain MSH22 chromosome Y unlocalized genomic scaffold, D.miranda_PacBio2.1 Contig_Y4_pilon, whole genome shotgun sequence genome segment TACGAGTTGCTTTAGTGCTCTTTAGAGGGAGCAGAACATACCCGTGTCTTCTTAGTCGCCTCATACGACAAGCTGTGACATGCTGTGGTGGTATTCTACTGCCCGCTCACCACACGGGgttgtacgtgtgtgtgtgtacacggATATGTGTGAATGTAATTTCATAGCTGACAGACGACGCGGCATTATCTACTCtatatgcgagtgtgtggGAACAAATATCGCCTGCTGAATGACCAGACACATTTATTTGTTGCCGCTGCCTCATCTTGACAATCAATTAATTTTCCCCCTCCCAAACCGGAGGCAAGGCTCCCCCGCTCCCCCCGCTCCATCTACCGCTGTCGACAAAGGAAAGTGGCGTCGCGGGCGCTAATTGTTTTTAATGCAAATGGAAAAGGATTTAATAGCGAAGGCGAAACATGTTAAGAATGGATTTTTAAAACCATTTAAATTATGCCACAAGTTCCCCATCAATCTAGCTGCGTGCCTCTTCTACTTCTGCCGCCTGATGACGCCTCTGTTCCAACTGCTATGACGACAACGATTGCAACACTCTTCAGCTGTGCAGCCAGTACATCCCGTCTCGGCCGGATTTGTCtgcgccaaagttcactgacactttcatgagttttcttgggtcgacgaaaatagtttttccacatttcgcattcgaccccttggagcatagatagaatatttcagagcagtgctcgctgccaaaagcttactgttacacattcgttctgcgaaacgaaatccagttaattaaaatgtggcaagcaaataatcaacaagcaattcaaactagaaaaagaccacaattctgcttcctctctgcctttgcctgccgtaaatggccgtccaattggtaatggctcgacaaaaatcccacattcatatttacgaaccataaatatggactcgtactaccaaaaaaaggaaagaaaaaaaataaaaggaggctaaccaatttgttcgcttgcggctgctgtaagtgacaacaaaagaggtggtggagccggtcaaggcattgtagctttttacaaatgagtttccgtatttcattcggattccatgcatattgcattttctataaaaacagtatttgccaactgttcttttttatattcactctcaaactgagtcaatgcagtgcgtgggcggaggtgcagatgcagctgcaacagcaacagcaacagcatcggggtggcagcatcagcaccgaaaataaatttcaaatatgtcACAAGCAAAATGAGATAGAATTTTTAGGCGAATATTCGCTGTGCCATGCTGCGTGGGCAGCGATGGCCAAATGCAGGGGAAGTCAATGCGCTCTAGCCGAAAAAGTGAAGGCCAGCATCAATCAGGGGATATAGTTGTCAATCGATTCGCAAGAAGTTCAGGGTTGCCTACTGAACTGAACCGTTCGACAATAGTTCTCTACGATCCAGACTACAAAGTGGCAAAACAATAACACTCCCCCACCACGCGGACGGGCGTCCTTCAGGGCCtgccaaattctaaattttggCTAATTTGTCAACAGCCCCCCAGCATTATCCGCACATATCCGACAATTTGGGTAGAACCAAACATCTAACAAAAGCTGTACACATTCGCTACTTACACTATATGGATAGTACGGATTGAATTACTGGAACCATGTGTCCGCTATAGAGAGCTTagcttgtacatacataaatgggcACCTAGCACTATTatattttgcatgcaaattccaGGACACAAGTGTGTACCCTCACGTAAAGATGATGCCAGAAATTCCAACTGACGAAGCAGATATGCGATACACTGCATCAGCAGTAACCCACCAAGATGAGGCTCCTCCGTGCTTAGCCGCCTCCTTTGGCACTGACACTTGGCATTTCGCAACCTTCTCGAGCCAAGGCGAGCACTTCAGAAAATTGAAACTATCAGTTTTATGCCACCAtcgagcacacagcacagtacttttacatggccaagtgaaactcttttggctgacttttcaattttctaatatgctttaaagcttctgcttCATGCTGTTGGGAGCGGCGCCTATTGCTTAATTCGATTTTGCTTGACTTTGATGCTGGCAAACTTCATTTGTCCGACTCTAAACGCGTGAAATAGGATTAGGCCGACGGAAAAGCATTCAAGCTGACTTAAATCTATTTCTAGTTGGGCAACGATACAAAGTACCAATAAATAATCTATAAGAAATCAGATTTGAGAGGAGTTAGGAAAGAGAGAGTTGCAGTGCACGCAGTTTATggaagagatccaaattaaattaagactgccagaagtattccacaaatagccatgaccagaatgaagctactttgggccaaaacgatgacgggtcaatacttttttccaggcttgtggatatatcagcgtcagtgcggcaccttaatgcaagtctgtgaacgaattgtatttggtaaattttctttacaggaatccgaaaggatcgaacaaggtgaaaatgagcagtgtacgaattaaacattttaccatttaaccatttggtaatttggtaaaccatttttttgtgaagctcaagactcaagccacggagtaccattaataatacgaaaatgtacagtaattagtatctgatctacatccatacaacattgaaatgcagccctgaatatcgctccgattataatcgggagacagctctgcctttcactttgaattccggtttgagcaggcgacgactttcagtgtgaaaatccgaacagtcatcctttcgaaaattgtgccagcgagcggagctcatgtaaagtggaaaattaaatataaaaattaaaattcctctcaaagtcgtagtgagaagtgtcgaacaaaatattctaaaactgtatttagCACGCGCGTGTTCTCAAGTAAGTTCACACATATTTAAAGTGAAAGATTTCGCATTTGccgcacacacgcacgcacacacaaacgccggttttgtgaactcacttgacgaaaagaaagagcgagaagaaaaaagttgccaaatcaaaatggtcaccgagccgaagtccgttgagcccaaggtcagcaccaaggaggcgcagtgccaGTCATCGGACTGCGAGACTTCCCAGCAGGAGCCGGTCTCGCAAGTAAGCAGCCCGAAGGGCGCCCGTGTGGGGATCTTCAATGCCGAGGACTTCTTCTCGCGTGCTCAGATGAAcgacaaaatcaacaacatcTTGCGCTCGCCCACCAGGCCGCCCAACGGGGTGCGCCAGCGCTCCGTctacaccaacaacccatcgccggtaagtgaaattccaagcaataacgtgaaagtttcttcaattttcagattttttgttttacaaaactgccgcatcatcgcgctagcagggtatcaacagcgagttaacagccgccgcagtcttaacagctcggcaacagcagcattgccacatcacctcattgccctctcctgttatttcagaccttcttattttccgtctcgctcttttccaccattgctctcttactttccgactttaatattcgaattttccttctctattccccccctcttctcttctcttctcttctcttctaatactattcaaaatagtttggttaatttctataaaaatcaaatgcaaattgggaaaaacgcacacacgtatgtaaatacatatatgtatgtatgtatgtatatgcatgcgttaacagaatgtcgacagaatgttagcaacagttgcaaagtcattcgatttctgcgctgctgacactttctctcgtatctgtcgttttctctcctgccggtattcaattattttctggcACTTTCACTTCCTCACCTCTTCATTTCCTTCCGGATCTAACTTCCGCTACTACCTCTCGCCTTCTCATCCCCCCTCCCTTAGCAAGCAAGCTTGCGTGTCGGCATGACTGGGGGGCAGCTGACCCAACGCATGAGCAACATCTCGCTGTCCTCCGGCACGGACTCCGTGGGCCACATGGatcgcggcagcagctccagtctcGCTAGCAGCGCCACCGTTGGCACCAACACCATCACCAGCGGCATTTCCAAGGAGTGCGCCAATTACCCCGTCGGCAGTCAGTCGGCCCGTCCATACGTCCAACTGCCGGGCATACACATTTCCAACCCTCCCCAGTACGGGCCAGGGAATATGCAGGaaataggttaggttaggttaggttaaggcggtagccgggagggggggataagagcctcccgcccccaagctcacttggacctataaaaggtccgttgtgttgccgcatgggcatgtgccccttcgcgttgcccgaaccgtgagagcatactactgcaggttaagggcagtcccatccggtggcttggatgtatttggacaaggtccctggtttgattacggacaggtccgaaatgtccgtgaggaaagcggccccgagaattcgaagacgacgatttccaagggctgggcagtggcagaagaagtgggggaccgattcctcctcctcctcgtcgcgacaactcctgcagaagtcgttatgagggattgacagtctagaggcgtgagtgccgatctgccagtgtcccgtaatggctctagtaactgcagagcactgtgctctgctgagtttatacagctctgctgagcgcttcttcgatcgatatggccatatcaatcttgagactttacaggaaacggtttgctgccatctcctattggcattttgctcgaacaattcgtgcgttaggagcctgcacgtagccaagggcatcgctacttgctccctctccggtaggagaggaatcgtagtaccctgcctggctagctcgtcggcggcgtcattcccctcgatgtccctgtggccggggacccatataaggaagagatctaactgctctgcgatctcgtgcagagacctgcggcagtcatttacagtcgctgagttcgacgatattgagcctagagctttgatagctgcttggctgtccgagaagacgcacactaagtgcgtatctagaagtaatttggagacgatcgaaatggcctccttgatggcttcaacctccgcttggaacacactacagtgatccgggagcctgaagcaatgactgatgttcagctcgctgcagtagactccgcctcccacgcggccgtctagctttgagccatcagtgtagaagtggaccgcatttgcaggtcctggttcgcccatctcccagtcctccctagatgggattgatacctggaagggcgtcgagaggtgatcactggggatacagtaatctgtcctctctggtaattgcgggagtctcatcaggattcccgagtgcccaaccgcggatgctttccacagtctggcttctctcattctgagggcagaaagtgttgccaccttctttcccatgagatccacagggaggaggtccagcacagtatccagggcttcccctggagtagtgcgtagcccgccggttatgcatagctctgccatgcgttgaactctgctgagtttattgaggcatgtccttctgtccaaggctggccaccataccaccactccatagagcatgattggtcgtatgatggcggtgtagagccaccgaactatatagggggtcattccccattttagtccgatggctttcctgcaagtatagagggccactgtggccttctttactctatcctctatgctcaatttccaatcgagctttctatcgaggattaggccaagatacttggcgttgttgctgaagactagcgtttccccacatagtcttgggggaatcagtaccggaactttgtacttcctagtgaaaagcaccagttccgttttagacgggttgacgcctaacccgcatttgtctgcccatttcgacattttcgtgagagtgcttgtcatgcactcacacaatgtctgcggaaattttccggagaatgctatggcaacatcgtccgcgtacgccaccacacggcagccacccccctctatctcccgcagcagtgtgttcactgccacgttccataggaggggcgagaggactccgccctgcggtgtgcctctgctgacaaatctggtacacgttgacgtccccagtgatacctcaaccgtcctgcattgtagcatctgatcgatcaggctcaccgtcctggagtcaacgcccagatccgtcagtgcgcccgtgatggcggtcggaaggatgttgttaaaggcgccttctatgtcgaggaaggctactagggtgtactccttaaaattaagggatgcttcgatgatcgatgtgatcgagtgtagggccgtttcggtggatcttcccttccgataggcatgctgggagtctgagatcagactggacggaatgcacgccgttagatgcagccccaggagccgctccatcgcctttggaagaaaagacgatagacttatgggtctgaaatcctttggggcagtgtgcgatggcttgcctgccttgggtatgaatacgactttggtctgaagccaggtgtcaggaatgcacccgtgggagaagattccctcgtaaattattttgagccagttaatggctttatgtcccgcgtgaatcagttgggcagggaaaatgccgtctggccccgtggacttgtagggtttaaagcttctgatcgcccaggaaatgttctcctggcttagcagtcccaagatggcatttgaggcgacagaaggaggcgcgaggtagttgggtctgttttcatcgcagccagggaaatgggtatttaggagaagatttagcgactcctcgctggacgtagtccacgactggtcggtgttcttcaagtagcccagggtgggtgttgtcttcgagagaactctgcgcaagcgtgaggcttctgagttactctcgatttcgctgcagaacttacgccaggaggcgcgtttggcttttctaagttctttgttgtaggttgacagactggccttgtattcggcccagttttgctcaacgttttcagccttagctttattgaagagtctccgggaggctttccggagttcacccagtttcggattccaccattcaggtttcttccggcctctgttcttgccagaggggcatgctttgtcgagcgccttattgcaggcgtcggtaaagatcttaagaagacgagtcgtggcctccgtggagaactcctcctcagatgggggctcagggagaacacgacagaggtaatcagagtaccgagtccagtttgtccgcctgatgtttcggaatcggactggcttcggtactgagaaggagaagacagtttccacgtacctgtggtccgagaaggagtgctcttccaggaccctccaggatacaatgttacgctgtatctcatgagaggcaagcgtgaggtccaggacctccttgcggtttttaatgataaaggtgggatcactaccccggtttagtaagtaactgaaaaggtactcacccctttcgtttgtgtcagtgcttccccactgacagtgatgtgcattggcatcgcaccccacaattaggccgatgtccttggccgagcagtctgcgattagagcccggagaggcgcgtgtggaggggggtctggttgttcatgccccatgtatgcggagcagatcctcagtgagcgctcctggccttcgaggctcactgcggtgtggtcttcattgctgaaatttgggagcaaaaataggtgcaactctctttttgcaagaatgcaggtacgaattttacctgcggtttcagctacatatagcttgtagtcagaagtcctcagaccggagaccctgtttccgaggatccagggctcctgaatg includes the following:
- the LOC117194921 gene encoding uncharacterized protein LOC117194921 translates to MVTEPKSVEPKVSTKEAQCQSSDCETSQQEPVSQVSSPKGARVGIFNAEDFFSRAQMNDKINNILRSPTRPPNGVRQRSVYTNNPSPQASLRVGMTGGQLTQRMSNISLSSGTDSVGHMDRGSSSSLASSATVGTNTITSGISKECANYPVGSQSARPYVQLPGIHISNPPQYGPGNMQEIDAGKMAHNGKALTGRYNATPTYGFDNEQNYCLLPSPMPPPPYALARVSSTRNFELENHTPPACPGSGPIAMTNGTIQLRLRDGVRIDMTLDKAVRVLNQRSMVAVALSRNCSNSALIHPNGRILQSGAKVEIVTYDGMKGNKCEWEWPLPQRGIF